GCTAGGAAGGTACTCCTATGGGGTGATtatatttttggggggaagtAGTTAATAGCAGTATAAGCTATAATGCGTATAAATTTCAAATGGAAACACGTGGAAGAACTTGGTTACGTCTGTAGCCTCTTACAGGCGCCTTCCACTGATGTAGTCTACAAACCCTACTTATTTTAGCAGTATTCCTAAATTAACATCAGCGTTTAGAATGAATACAGTATTGAGTTATTTTTCCAAGCATTGCcatcaaaatacaaaacaccTCTGAAGTGTTAATATTAACTGCTGAATCTCACTGTACCATATTAGGACTACTACTTGTCAACCAAAAACGAGGACCTACAAATTATAAACTTCTTTGGGGATTTTGCAATCTAGAATTAAACCCTGGTTGCTAAACGCCCTGTGTGAGATAGCTGCTACTCTTGTTGCATTTCCCTTTCTGTCCAAGACAGTTTCTGAGGGCCCGGTGGTTGCCTTTGTAGTTTTAGGGATCAGCCATGTATTGCAGCTAAATAATACTCTGTCTTTGCAGGAATGACTCTGGCAGCCATAAGTACTGTTTCTGGCTATTTCATATGACAGTACATAGGAGCTGAGATCTGAAGAGCTGATTTTAAGATATTTCTGACTGTTAGGTGTGTAGTGAAGTGGTATTGCTCTGTTTTAACAGATGATAAAATCTGTTAGCCAAATACTTTGTGTGCTgcttattattaatattaaacttTGCTCTAAAATACCTAATCCCTATTTGGTTTCAAATTTTGACCCTCACTAGGAATGTAGGATATTTTACTTTGGAAAGCTAACAGCATTCAGATAAGAAAACATGGAAATCTTACATCAGCAAAGGAGGTGGTACTCTGTCTGTTGGACACAGCAGCCTTGTACAAAGCCAGTCTTTCTCTCAGGGAGATGGTCTCCTGGAAATCCAGAGGTGTGTTGTCGGCGCCAGGAGTGCTCTTTTTAGGTTTGCAAGAACCCACTGTAAGTAGAAAGAGACATTGTATTTCCTATGAAGGAAACAGGTACTCTTTTCCAAatcttgaaagaaaagcagtacaACTAAAACTTTATCAAAATTACAAACTCCATTTTAACCTTATTTCAAGATGTGAAAAGTCATCTATAAGCATCTGCAATTAAGCCACAGTGAATGTGGAGACAGCAGTTCAGAGTGCTCCTGAAGGAGTAGCATTGGGTTACTAGCAGtaggaaatttttctttgctttctaaactcaTATGACTGTATTAGAAGAATTCCATGTAGCCAGGCACAAAAACGTCTTTCTGGTAGAGGTGGACCATCACAAAGGTTAGGAGACCACTACCTTGGAGTAAAGCAAGACATGAAATCAACATGGCAATGCTAACCTTCAGAGATCTTGCTGTGGTCATTTTCTGATGACATCTTTTCAAAGATTGCTCGCCCTCTTTTCACAGCTGACTCCTTCAGAGGACTGACAGAAGGGCTCCCAGGCTCAGTCTTCAGTGCTAATGTAAGtgaacttttttctgtttcctgtcaGAAAGACATCAAGAGTATGTGTGGTAAAAGCCATTGGTAGGAAACAGGAGTGGGGTTTGGTGGGAGGAATGAGGTGGGAGTTTGAAGAAGGCACAGAAGAAGGGGGTGCTGTTGTGAGAGAGGTGTTCCCCACAATGCCATAGAATCAATTTTTGTAATACCAGAAATTCTGTTATCTCTCGTCCTTATTCCCATTTATCTTCCCTCGGGAAGgtgaaggggggagggggagaattgacaaaaaattctgtcctctggtCTTTGTTCTGTGCAAACCGCTGAAGCTGTGACCCATGGTGAAAGACATTTAGCTACACTAAAATTATTGAAGTTGTCCTAATTAAGATAACTTACGAAGTTTTTGGTCCCCTATAgtactgtgaaatatttttttaagattaaaaaaggcCAGCTTCACCTGAgatcattaaaagaaaaatcactgactTTTCTCAATGAAACCTCTGATGGCAAAGAAAGGTTGCAGTTTGTCCAGACCTTTCGTTTTATGTCAGTGAAAGCCAGTGGGTGAAGTGACAGCAGGTTTCTCAGTCGAAAGGGAGTCAATACTGTTCTACAAATAAGAAGCAATTGCTTCAAAAAAGTTTTAGAGTGTTTGTAAGCTGTTCCATTTGAGAGTCTTCTCTCAGACCATAGTGTCTAGTTTCTTGACCCCGAGAAAATACCAAGCAAGCACAATTGCACACTGACTTACCTGACAGGTTGACAGATAGTGCCAGGtagaaaatactaaaagaaCCTTGATTAATACCATTGTGGAATACAGGAAGTTACAGAACACTAATTATTAATATGCTGATCCAAATTGTCCGCAGggtcagaggagaaggaggggagtGTGAGGCTGGGGAAACTGCCTTGCAGCCCTGGGCTCTATGTCAAGGCCACCTCAAGgtgtccctccagcccaggcacTTACCTTTTTAGCACCCAGGACCTCGAAGCAATTCCTCAGCTCCTTCACACTGatggggaagggctgggtgTGCTGAGGGCCATCTGGGTTCTCCTGGAGCCCgtctgccctgctgctccctgccgACACTCGGGCCAcggtgctgctgcagctgatgaTGTGCGGCAGACGGGCCCGTGGTGCTGGTGAGCGTGGGAGCACTGGGCCCGCTCTTGAAGCGGCAGCAGACTCCCATTTCTGCACAAGTAGCCCTACAGAGCCCTTGTGCAGGGGAAAGTCTGCCAGCTCCAGCGTGGCCTGCCAATAGAACATGTACCTGGGGTCAGAGACAGAGCTCTTGGTGGGGCAAAAAAAGAAGGGTTTCCGACCTGTGTAAGAAGGCACAGGCAACTCAGGGGGAGCACAGAGATCTCGTTTGGTAATAGGGAGAGAAACTGAGGAAGGCGAAAGCCCATCTGGAACTGAACATGGCCACCGACATAAGAGGGCAATAAAGAAAGTTTCTATAAATCCACCAAGACTACAAAGAGAGCCTGGGCCAGTCTCCATCTCTTACTGGATGCAGAGGGCAACATTGCAAGCAAAGCgagggaaaaggctgagatacttaATGCCGCCTCTGCCTCCATCTTTCACAGTCAGACCAGCTACCACCAGAGTGTTGAgcctcctgagctggaagataagGACGGAGAGCAGATGCTATTCTAGCCAATGTTGCAAGGTTGCAGTGTTTTGAGGTAAATCACACTGGAGCACTAATTCTTGTGTCTTAGCAGGAAAATCAGTGCATTTTCCCATGGAATAAGAGACGACTAAAAAGTGCATTGCTCATATTCTTGGGACTTGAGGAAAgtcatgcttatttttttttccttttatccccTCATTCTCACTTATTGCATGAGCAATATCAGGCTCCACACTACAGagccctttaaaaaaaaaaaaaaaatcaaaaaaacccccactgaCTTGTATATTTGTAGGGAGTGTGTCTTACCGCGGTGTTCTTCTCAAttaagttttgttttgccaGCATTGCTGAGCTCACAGTCTGCCTGTTTAAAAGAAGACGAATTCTGGGTTAGaagtttgttcctttttctcttttcttcttcctgccccATCCCCAAATCTTTAATGGTTTAGATTCATCTCTGGAAGCTTTTGGTCTTTGTAACTATTTTTCTTATCAATACAATCACTATAGAACGAGTGCTAGCTTTCCAGTCTATGCTGTTTGTTGGCTACAACAAATGAATTCAAAGAAGgaaatccaaataaaattaagaattttaaatCGTAAAACTTGTAAAGTGCAGGTAACTTTGCAATTATTGAAGATAGTCCTatttgctggaaaagaaaaacaaacaaacaaacaaaaagagacCTGAGAATCTAATCCTAGATGCTAAGGAAACTGGATAGTTATTCAGTTCTGACTGTTGCTTCAAAATCCCTGTAAGCAACACTCAGACCCTCTATCAGCAGATGTAGATTACAGCAAGAGTGAATGTTTACAGACTATTTCTTGTAGCCCAGTTTAGAGTTGCAGAATGATTTTGCTTGGCAGGGATGTCTGTAGGTCCTCTATTTctacctcctttttttctgctcacatAGAGCTGTGTCTGTTCCCAACTTACATGTCTCCTCGTTTGCTCGGAGAGCCTTCAACCCACGTGTGTCTCGATGGCACGTCCGTAGGTAAAGACAGCAGGCAAGAGGCGCTGCCTTCTGAAGCAGACCCAGATGGATTCTGGTTGCTAGGCACGCTCCAAGTCCTCACAATCAAGCTGGCCTTCTAGAACTCTAGACCAGCCTATTAGCAGGTGGGGACAGAACCTGTTCTGTAACAGGTTTTCCCCAAATGACCTGGTGTCCTTAGGGACACAGTTTTGTTATGACTCTTCACGAGGTCATAAAAGCCCCCAGATATGGGCAGCACCTCTTTTTCATTGCAATTGTCAACTACTTGCCTAACTTGAGATCCTCTCTAACATTCAGCGAGGCAGAAATGTTCTGCGAGCATTGGTGTGCCACGCgtggttttctttggttttaatttgttttcccttctctcttttagTAATATTATGGAGACTTTTCTTTCGTTCAGGCTAATCGTCCTTCCCCAATAGGAAGTTTAAAGGACCCTTCAGCTAAGTACAGGGTACACTGGGGGTTCGCTCTGTCACCCGCTTTTGTGCCACGTGTTTTGTAACTTCAAAATGAGCTGAAATCATGAAAAACTGCAGGCCATGAAATGTACAAAACAACAACatgatttaaaatacttaaaaattctATACCCACCATCACCGCCCCCTTTGAAAGTATAGCAACGCTTATACTGGTATAAAACTTATTGTGCAACAAGTTGATCATTGATGACCCTGtacagagcaggagcagcatcaTTTGAGTCAGCTATACTTTGAGCATGTCTCCCAGACTTTGTCACGTGTGGCATGCAATCTGTACCACAATGCCAGTTTCctaatttttttgctgctgtctctgttttatttattggggaaataaaataaatttggcGTTCACAAAACCCTATTACAGAATACTTGgaagttttctctttaaataaagtTTATGTTCAGCCTGGTTTTCCACCAGGGAGACAAATAGGGAAAATCCTAGTAAGGAAAGACTAGTCCTGTCAGTATGTCTTTAGCTCAAGGCATCACGTTGCCCAGCTAAGCCCTTCACAGGCTGGGATGTGCTCACTACCTGAGGGCTGTGGCAAGGAGAATGCTTTCGAGCACTTCTCCTCAGAATGTTTAGATGAAAATGTGGCCTCTGTAAGAGAACGAAGCTTTTAAAAGAGAGTGAGACCCAAGGGATTAAGAGGCAATATTTTCAGGTTGATTTGGGAAGGTGTCTTCTGGTCCTCTAGTTCTACCTCGTTTTTATCCTGCTCACAAAGGGCTGTGTCTGTTCCCAACTTACATGTCTCCTCGTTGCCTCAGAGAGCCTTCAGCCCACGTGTGTCTCGATGGCACGTCCGTAGGTAAAGACAGCAGGCAAGAGGCACTGCCTTCTGAGGCAGACCCAGACGGATTCGAGGGCTGTGAGGTCACAATGGCACTTCCCAGTCCTCACAACCAAGGTGGCCTTCTAGAACTCTGGTTGTGTATTTGTGTGGCCAACAAGTGCCTTGCTAGGGCCATAGTCCAAAGTGGGCATCCAGAAGGTGgagatttttaaaggagaaaagccCTACCAGCTTCCCCAGAGTAGACTGGATCTGCAAGCCCTCCCCCTGCGTACACACGGGTCTGCCATTTTACGGTGCCACCGTTTTGTTCTCCATCATAGCCCTTGTCTCTCCTGGTGACTGCTGGCAAGCGCGGCCACCCCTGCCCCCACAGGCAGCGGCACCTCAGGAGTGGAAGCCCCGGTGGCAGCACACAGGGAGGCCAAGGCTTTGGTCAGCGCCATTTCCCACGTGGCTTTGAGTGGTGCAGAAGGCATTTCCTATAGcaattgtttgggttttaatgTACATTTTCCAGCCAGAgtggatattttttaaaaaaaccaataaaatcaAAGGAGAGTGTTGAAATGTGAAATCTGGTCTGAGTCTTTGTACAGGCATTGTTTGTCCACTTGTTACTCATAATGCAAACATGGTATTGCCACGTGACTacttgaaaaattctttttagttTCATATGAGAGagatgcagaaacagaaaaagaaatgcctgcAATATCTGTTATATGTTTTATTAATGAATAGGTAGTgtccatttttttgtatttctttcactAGGAAAATTCTGTCAtagaaggaaaatactgaaaattggTTATGTGTAGagtcttttcaagaaaaaaaagagttgtaaCTGTGAGCTCCTGTGTTTAGATACCGTAGTTGTTGAGGACAGCAACAGTTGTTGAGGACAGCATAAATCCAGAATTTGACTTTAATGTGTCTTAAGGGAAAATATGGAGgtgaaaagagaatttttttttttttttttgttcaaaaccAGGAAGGAGTTTCCTTGTGccacaggaagatttttttcctcttgctgcaaTTACTGACATTAGTAACTGCTGTACAGtgataaaaagcagaatattggACTGGTCTGGTAGAGCTGTGGGTATGATACGCTACGCTTTGTAGAACTGCAGGATAGTATGATAGGACAcctgttttttgtttcaagTGTGACTTAATGTTTCTTCAAAACTAATCCTCATTcctggaggaagagaaatagcCACTTGCTGAGAGAAGAGAGTGCAAAGCTTAGGAATCCATGAGAGGAAAGCCCTGCACTTCTGTGTCTGTTCCCTGCTAAGCCCAATCTTGATCGTGAATTATCCGAGGAGGTGTGCTCCCTACTGTATGGCATTTTTGCATGTTAACTATACGTATTCTTTCCTGTGGGAATAAAAGTTTTGCTGTAGTCCATTTTTCCTGCCATTTTGAGAAAGGGCCTTTTattaaaggaagcagaaaggttTGTATTTTGTCAGGCTGTTTTCAGAGGCAATAGTATGTTGGTGTAAATGGGTCCTTCTTATCCTTACTGATGTCTGTCCATTAAATTGCAGGATTTCATCAGGACATGCAGGGGAATGAAAACTAGCACTGCACTGACTTAAGGTAAAGATACTGCAGCCCTATTTGTTTTTTACTTGAATTACTGACTTAGACAAATGACTGGCTTTAGACAAATCTCACATATGTTTCatggattttgttgtttttgtttttttttttttttgcctttgcaggAATTTTGCGGgtgttattttcagttctgtcagCTACTGAAAAAACAATGTAATTTAGATATATTTGCTAATGTcgtgtgtttttaaaaatccttaatCATGGTTACAAGCAAATGGCTGAAGATGATAGAGGGATCttctcaaaataatttaaaaatgtttacagtgGCCTTTAGGCTAGTGCCTTTTCTGAGAGTTGTCTAACAGATGTATCCAAGTGCCTTGCCAGAAGGCTGATTATTCATCCGAGAACATTCAAAGCTGGAAGTCTCATGAAAATCTCATGGAAGTCTCTTTAGCAGCTGACCCATTTCTGGAGACTTGGGGTGATTGGTGGGTTATGGGTTACGGacttggttttgtgttggtgtTGGTTTTAGGGGTAGTGGTGGGAGGTCCAGTTGGGGGTTGAAAGTTTGGGGTGGGGCCTGTTGAGGGTGTGGGCATATTTTTTGTTGGTATAGATTTTGGCAGGGGCGGAGCCGCTTTGTTCTTGGGGGGTAGGACTGGCTTTGGTTGCGAGGTGGGGGTTATTCTTGACGCTGTTTGTTGTGTTGGAGTTTGTTGTGTTGGAGTCCAAATGGGTTTGCTGCCTTAATTCagatgaatcatagaataatggcttaggttggaagggaccttcgagatcatctactccaacgtgcctgccatgggcagggacaccttcgTCTGGACAGGGTTTCTCAGTCCTCTCCTGCCCATGCTCCTATAGGAGAAAGTTGGTCTTCTGAGCTGCATGAgtgcactgccagctcctgttgAGCTTCTTGTCatccaacacccccaagtcttTCTCTTCAGGGCTACTCTCAACCCCCTCTGTACCCAGCTTGGAACTGTGCCTGGGGCTGGCCTTGTCATCTTGtgttttaagaaactgaaaccAGATATGCACCAAACAGGACGATTCTTCTACCTCTAGAGCCATTTTATGTAGGGCACATTTTACCTCCGTGAAGAGAACGTTTCATAAATTTTTGGAAATAGAAGTCAGGGGCATAGTGTGCACGTTTAGTAGCATGTATCTCTGAAATACAACGGTagtagtatatttttttttaacacctatcttttattgattttaattttgatcTATCCACTAATTGTACTTAAGTTATTACCTAAACTAACTATCGATAAAGTTATTACAAAGTTCTATCCGATTATCCACATCCCATGCGGAACCAGAGAACGAAGCGCTTCTtcctattcttttctttttttttttccttctgtttttgtAATGGGGAAGTTTGGGCCAGAGGACTTAATTTCTCTGGATCCGATGGGTGACCAGGCTGTGTTTCATCCAACTCTTTGGCCTTCTGGTCAGCGTGGCTGATGTTTTCTCCTGTGGATGTTTCCTGTAGCGGAGCAGTAACCACAAGGTCTTGGGTGGTCACTGGGGAAGGCTGCTTTTTTGATCTCCTGCGCGCCCTTCTCCTCCGCTTCTTTTGAGTGCCTCCTGGCCCTAAGTTCATGGAATCCCCTGTGTGACAAGGCTGTGTTCCCTCTgaccctttttccttttgctcagtGTGGGTCACGTTTTCCTTTGCTGAGGTTCCACAAGCTGTATCAGGAACCACAAGGTCTTCAGTGGTCCCTGgcaaaggctgcttttttgccttcctgCGTGGCCTTCTCCTACGCTTCTTCTCAGTGCCTTGTGGACTTAATTTTTCCAAGTCCTCCGTGTGACCAGGCTGTGTGAGAGATGGAGAATGCTGCATTACTATCCATACCACCACCACTACTTTAGAGAAAGCCTTCCAGAAGATGAAAGAAGTTGTCAAGTAGACAGGAGAGCTCAAAGCTATGCAACTGAAGAATTGGTGAGCTGATCCCACTGCCATGGATCACCTTCCTGCTCAGGGGTGGTAGGATATTTCACTAGGGATGTAGGATATTTCACTatgcaaagcaaacacagagtTAGGATAAGGAAGTATGGATATCTTACATCAGCAAAGGAGTTGATACTCTCACTCTTGGACACAGCAGCCTTGTACAGATCCAACCTATCTTTCAGGGAGATTGTCTCCTGGAAATCCAGAGgggtgttatcagtcccaggagCACTCTCTTTAGGTTGTCCTCTTAGAGGTTTGCGAGAACCCGCTGTAAGTAGAAAGAAACATTGTATTTTCTATGAAGGAAACAGGTAGTTGTTCCAGATCTTGAAAGTGAAGCACTACAACTAAAACTTGACCAAAATTACAAACTCCATTTTAACCTTATTTCAAGATGTGACAAGTCATCTGTAAGCATCTGCAATTCAGCCACAGTGAATGTGGAGACAGGAGTTCAGAGTACtcctgaaaaagcagcattgGGCTACTAGCACtaggaaatttttctttgctttctacACTCATATGACTGTTGTAGAAGAATTCCCTGTGAccagaaaaattctttaaatttggagttaagatatttttctttcatgtttcagacaaaggggaaaaaataaattgtgttttgACCATGTTTCTTGTCTGTGATCAGAGACAAAGGTGGTTTCATATAAACTCAGAGGCTGgaagttcctcttgtcctggCAAGATTTTTTCCTACCGTACATGAAAATTTGGGCTGAATGAATGACACTGGATGAACGGCACTTCCATACTTTTTGGGCAGGAAGGAATTTTAAGACTTCAGGAATCTAGATTTGGGagtgcaggcagaaaaaagtctttctggTAGGAGTGCCCCATCAAAAAGGTTAGGAGACCACTACCTTGGAGTAAAGCAAGACATGAGATCAGCATGGCAATGCTAACCTTCAGAGATCTTGCTGTGGTCATTTTTGGATGACATCTGTTCAAAGATTGCCCTCCCTCTTTTCACAGTCGACTCC
The nucleotide sequence above comes from Heliangelus exortis chromosome 6, bHelExo1.hap1, whole genome shotgun sequence. Encoded proteins:
- the LOC139797238 gene encoding xin actin-binding repeat-containing protein 2-like, coding for MSSENDHSKISEAGSRKPLRGQPKESAPGTDNTPLDFQETISLKDRLDLYKAAVSKSESINSFADPGHTEDLEKLSPQGTEKKRRRRPRRKAKKQPLPGTTEDLVVPDTACGTSAKENVTHTEQKEKGSEGTQPCHTGDSMNLGPGGTQKKRRRRARRRSKKQPSPVTTQDLVVTAPLQETSTGENISHADQKAKELDETQPGHPSDPEKLSPLAQTSPLQKQKEKKKEKNRKKRFVLWFRMGCG